The Novibacillus thermophilus genome segment AAAACGATGAAAGGGGAGAAGTAATGTGGAAAAGGAAAAACTTTTATTTGGTAGAATGTTGGGGGAAATGTACCGAATTCAAAAAAAGTTGGGGATGCAAGTTTCTGATGCAAGGATTTATGGACTTTTAAACGGAGTAGAAGAAGCTATTGATGAAGAGATTGAAAAAATTGGCTATGTTTCAAATAGGGATATTTCCGCAGTTTGTGACGTATTGGACGAATATTACCAAGACTGGGATAAGGTTAGTAAATTAGACGGTTTTTATGAAGTAGAAGATAAATTGAGGAATAAGGGTATTGGAAGGTCAAAGGCAATTAGAATCTTGAAGTATTTATACGCATCCAATAGATACAATGATTTGATAGATAAATTTGACAGTCCAAAATCTCCAGTTGAGGCAAAGAAATTTAAATTAAAAGAATACGATTTATGAAAACTTTTCATTAGCACCCACGTGGTGCTTTTTCTTTTGCAGGAATATCCTCCCTTTTGTCGAATTAAGTTTGGCAGGAGGAGATGATGGTATGAACAAGAAAAAATTAAGGTATGCGATATTAAAGGAAATTAACAGCGGGAATAAAAGGTTAACAGAGAAGGATTTTGGGGTTTCGGAGGATGATTTTGACGAGACTGTACGCTATCTTGACAGAGAGGGTTATCTGAAAGGTCTCATGTACGCTGATGATAGACCTTGTCTGTTCGAAGGAACCGCTTATGTAACAGAAAAAGGGGAAGATTATTTATCAGCAAATAGCAAACTATCAAAAACATATAAAGGATTAAAAGAAATAAGAGATTGGTTGAAGTTATAGCGCCCAAAGGGCGTTTTTTCTTTTGGAATGACAATAAAGGAGGCGGTGGTGATGTAAATGGCGAGAGGCCCTAAGCTGAACGACCGAAAAAAAGAGAAGATAAGGCAGTTGCTGGCAGAAGGGTATGCTAAAAATGCAGTCGCGAAAAAAGTGGGTGTATCATGGGCGACAGTAGATAAGGTGAGTAAGGAAGATGCAGATGGTCTTGAGACTTTACGAGAACAGAAAAAAGAACAGTGGATAAAGGAATCGTGGAAGACAATATATCTCTACATGCAACACGTTCAATCCGAAAAGGTCATAAAGCGGACGGGTGCTAGAGACAGCGCAATTCTCATCGGGACACTTCATGACAAGATGTTAAAGGCAAAGGAACTTGAATTGAAACAACAAGAACTTGAGTTAAAGCGGAAAGAAATCGAAGAACCGCAAACGAGCCGTGTTATTATCGTTGACGACGTGCCAGAGGTAGAAACAGATGAATGAGACTATAGTTAAGGTCACGGATTTAATCAATCGAAACTTTTACCCTGTATGGAGAACGGAAAAGCCGAACGTGGTGTTATCCGGCGGACGTTCCTCGATGAAATCATCGGTTATCTCTTTGAAACTAGTGGCAGATTTCCTGAAAGACGATATGGGGAACGTTGTTTGTTTACGTAAGGTCGGGAAGTACCTCTCTACGAGTTGTTATGAACAGATTAAATGGGCAATCTACATGCTTGGCGTGGAGAATGAATTTTATTTTGGGAAATCGCCACTCAAAATCACGCACCGTCGGACAAAGACGGCTTTTTATTTTTACGGTGTAGACGATCCAATGAAATTAAAGTCAACAATCATCGCGAAAGGCTATGTGATGGCGTTATGGTTTGAAGAATTAGCCGAATTCGACGGAGTAGAGGATATAGACACGGTTGAAGATACGTTTATTCGGCAGGATTTAGACGGAAAAGAGGTAAAGGTTTATTATTCGTACAACCCACCCAGAAACCCTTACGCATGGGTGAACGAGTGGAAAGAAAGCAAAGTGAATGACCCTGACTTCTTTATTCATCATTCGACATATCTTCAGGACGAAAAAGGTTTTCTTTCAAAGCAACTGCTACGAAAAATCGAGAATTACAAAAAGAATGACTATGATTACTGGCTTTGGATGTACAAAGGGGAGATCATCGGGCTGGGAGACATGGTATACAACATGAATCACTTTCACCCGTTGGATGAACTCCCTGATGACGATGATATACTCCTCATCGATACTGCGACGGATACAGGGCATCAAGTGTCGGCGACGGTTCATTGCGCGTTTGCGTTGACGAAAAAACGAAACGTTATTTTGCTTGACACGTGGTACTATTCGCCGGAGAACAAGTCCGTGAAGAAAGCGCCAAGCGACCTGTCGAAGGACTTTTTCGAGTGGATAACGAAAATAAGAGAGACATACAAAAAATCGATCGACAGAATGACGATTGATTCGGCAGAGGGTGCGCTGAGAAACCAAGTTTTCAAGGATTATTCGATCAGGCTTCATCCAATCTCGAAAAAGAAAAAAGTGGATATGATCGACAACGTTCATGACTTGCTGGCTCAAGGCAGGTTTTTTTATTTGGATACGGAAAACAACAAGATATTTATCGAAGAACATAGAAAATATCAATGGGATGCGGATACGTTACAATCGGACGACCCGAAAGTGGTTAAAGAAGACGATCACACATGCGATGCGTTCCAATACTACGTGAATGACAACTTGCGCAAGTTAGGGTTGAAATTTTAGGCGGTGATGACATGTTCAAAGGCCTAATCGCCAAGATAAGGCAGGTGATGTACCGGATGGGACTGCTGAAAGGAATAGAAAAACTGTCTGATCACAAAGATGTGACATTGAACGAGGAAATGTTTCAGCAGATAGAAATTTGGAAAAGTCTCTATAAGGGATACTATGAAAAATGGCACAATATAACGTATCAGACGGTTGAAGGAAGAAAACAACGCATCATGGAAAGCCTGAACATGGCTAAAGCATCTGCTGCGGAAATGGCTTCTCTCGTGTTCAACGAAAAATGTGAAATCAGTATAAGCGATGATACTTTAGCGAATAACATCGAAGAAGTGTTTAAGCAAAATAAGTTTTACAAAAAGTTTCAGGACTATCTCGAATACTCATTCGCACTCGGCGGCATGGTGATCAAGCCGTATGTGGAAGATGAGAAAATCAGGCTGTCGTTTGTTACAGCGGATTGCTTCATCCCGTTAACGTGGCAGAATGAGACGATCTATGAAGCTGTTTTCCCTTCGGAGTACAAAAAAGGTGACAAGAAGTACACTCACTTGGAATGGCACGTATGGGAAGACGGAGAATACGTCATCCGGAACGAATTGTACGAATCTAACGGACAGGACTTAGGCATAAAAGTAGCTTTATCGACATTGTTTCCTGATCTGGAAGAAGAAGTACGAATAAGCGGTTTGTCGAAACCGATTTTCACGTATTTCAAGCCAAACACGGCAAACAATATCGACACTCAAAGTCCACTGGGCATTAGCATCTATGCGAACGCTCTTGACACGATGAAAGCTATCGACACGGCGTTTGACAGCTTGCATCGAGAGTTCAGGCTTGGCAAAAAGCGAATTATCGTCCCTGCTCACATGGTCCAAGTAGTCATTGATCCACAGACAGGTGAGCCGAAGCGTTATTTCAATACCAGCGACGAAACATATGAAGCGCTCAACGCTGATGAGAACGATGTGGACATTAGAGACATGACCGTGGAATTGAGGGTCGAAGAACATATTGAAGCGATTAACGCATTGCTCAATCTGTTCGCGATGCAGACTGGTTTCTCGGCAGGGACATTTACTTTTGATGGCGAGAGCATGAAAACAGCAACCGAGGTCATCAGTGAGCAATCAAAAACATTTAAGAGCAAGCAGTCCCATGAAGTCATTATCGAAGCTAGTTTGCAAGAATTGATTGATTCGATAGTCGCAATTGCTGAACTATACAACATTTTTTCAGCGCCGGAGAATTATGAAGTCGCCATATCCTTCGATGACAGCATAGCAGAAGACAAGAGTGCTGAAATCAATCAACAGATTCAACTTGTTACGAATCAATTACAAAGCCGTAAACGTGCAATCATGCGAATACACGGGATGACAGAAGAAGACGCAGAACAATTGTTACAAGAGATATACGCAGAAGAACGGCAAGGTTCTCCTGACTTCGAGGAATTGCAAAGCGAATCAGTATTGTTTGGTGCAAGGGAGTGATTGAATGGAATCACAGTCGATTGGAGAATTCATCCGATCAAAACGAAAGGAAAAAGGGTTGTCTTTGCGAGAGTTGGCAAGGAGAACTGGAGTTTCTCAGCCTTATTTGTCTCAATTAGAAACAGGAAGCCACAACAACCCTTCTTTAGATACTTTGCGAAAAATATGTAAACAATTGGATGTGGATTATATAGATTTTTTTGTCAGAATTGGATATATAACCGAAGAAGACATAAAAAGCTATGTCGCCAGAAGGTGGTTAAATGAATCCTAACCAACTAGACATATTCACTCAACCCGTCATAGATATTTACCGTACCCTGGAAGAGGAAATATTTTTAATGATGGCCAAACGGTTGAAAACAGACGATGATATTACACGAGAACAAGCGTTTGAGTGGCAAGCTGAAAAAATACAGCAGTTAAATTCAATAAATGATGAGACAATAAAGATGTTATCTAAAACAACTGGTCTTGCCGAAAAGGAAATCAGAAAAATCTTTGAAGAGGTCGGAGATGAAACAATTAACACTGTTGATGAAGACGTGGAGAGAATCTACAATCAAGCGAAAGCAGAAGGAAAGAGCGATATATTAGCGACTTTTGTTGTATTAGGCGCAATGATCTACGGCTTTCAGCGGTTAAGGAAATCTAGAGAATATCAGCGGACAGTTAGCGAATTTCAAAATAGAGTTTTTCGTGATTTCAATGTGTTCATCAATGAAACGCTAATCACAACGAATTACGGCGAAGGAACAGTTGCGAGGATGTATCGCCGTATCGTCGAAGAAGCGGTAAGTCGGGTATTGACAGGGGATATCACGATCAATAAAGCCGTGGCTGAAACTGTTATAAAATGGGCTGAACGAGGCATACAATCAGGATTCGTTGACAGAAGCGGTCGGATATGGAGCCTAGACCGATACGCCGAAGCGACAATTCGGTCAACGGTAAACACTTTGTATAACGAGTTAACGATAAATCGAATGAAAGAGTACGGGACAGACTTAGTTCTAGTTAGCAGTCTTCCTGATCCACGGGAAGCCTGTTCTCGTATACAGGGAAAAGTCGCATCGCTCAGCTATCCGTCGAGCCATCCAAAATATCCGAGCGTATACGAGTTCGGTTACGGAGAGCTTTGGGGTTTGCGGGGGGTTAATTGTCGACATCGCTTTTACGCTTGGTTTGAAGGAATCAGCGAAAATAACCAAGTTCAATACAATGTCAGAGAAGCTCAAGAAAGGTATCAGCTTTCACAAAAACAGCGTTATTATGAACGTCAGATTCGTAAAGCAAAACGCTCTTTGAATATCGCGAAGGAATTAGGAGATGAAGAACTGATACAGCGGTATAGAAGACTTGTCAGAGCCAGACAGGCAAGAATACGAGAGTTTATCAAAGAACATGATCTACCAAGACGATATGATAGAGAAAGAGTGATTGCGTAAGCCGTTAGGGCTTTTTTATTTTGTCCGTTTATGCGTAGTGGACGTTAAATAAAACGCAAGGAAATTACCCATACGGGAGGCTTCAAAATGAGTGAAGAACAAAACACACAACAACAAGCGGCTAACCAGCAAGCCGAAGAAAAACAGGCTGGAGAGCAAGAAACGGGCACTGCTCCCGAAAAAGCAGAGGAAAAACTGTTCAGGCAAGAAGATGTGAACAACATCGTATCCAGAGAGGCTAAAAAAGCACAGGAGAAGTTGTTGAAGCAGCTAGGCATTGACGACTTTGATTCCGCAAAAGAGGGGCTGGAAAAATTCCGTGAATGGCAAGAGTCGCAAAAGAGCGAAGCTGAAAAACAAGCCGAACGACTTCAGAAGTTGGAATCTGATTATAATTCCGTTTCTGAAGAAAATGCTTCGCTTAAAGCGCAAATTGCCGCCATGAAGTCGGGTGTTAAGGCTGAATCTGTTGAGGATGTTGTCGTATTAGCGAAAACACTTGTCGATGATGACACAGATATGAACGAAGCGATCAAGAAAGTCATTGAGAAGTACCCGCATTTTGCGGAAGAAAAGCAAGAGCAAAAACCGTCTTTCACGACGGGACAACACACGAAAGAAGGCAATATGGACGCTTTCGCTAAAACATTACTTGGGAAATGAGGGGTTGATTAAATATGGCAAATGCTATTAACTACGCTGAACGTTATCAACAAGAATTAGATCAGGTTTTAACGCAAGCAACACTTACTAACGCTTTGGAAACACCGAATGTCAACTGGATGGGAGCGAAAACGTTCCACGTACCGACTGTTGACGTGACGGGGTATCAAAACCACAGCCGAAACGGCGGTTGGAATCGTGGAGATGTCACGGTCACTCATGAGCCGTATACGCTTCAGTTTGACCGTGACGTTGAATTTTTTGTTGATCAAATGGATGTCGACGAAAGTAACCAAGCGGCAAGCGCAGCAAATATTACCCGTGTTTTCCTGACCGAAAAAGCGGGGCCGGAAGTGGATGCATACCGCTTCGGGAAAATGGCGACACACGCGATTGATGAAGGTTTAGCCACTGGAGAAGCGATTGACGCAACGAATGTGTTTCAACGTTTGAAAGCCGATATTTTGAAAGTGCGGAAATACGGTCCGTCTAATCTCATTGCGTACCTTTCAAGTGAGGCAATGGACGCATTGGAGCGCTCTGAGTATTTTCAGCGCAATATCAACGTTCAAGATCAGGGGACGGCGATCGAAACTCGTGTCACGTCTCTTGACGGCGTACAGCTTGTAGAGGTTTGGGACGCCGAACGCTTCAACACGGAACACGATTTCACCAGCGGGTTCACGGCAACTGGGTTAGGAATCAACTGGATTATCGTTTATAAAGGGGCTATTGTGGCGAAAACGAAAGTGAACAGCGTATACCTGTTTGCTCCGGGACAACACACGGAGGGTGACGGATATCTCTATCAGAACCGCATGTATCACGACTTGTTTGTGATGAAAAACAAAGCGGACGGCATTGTGGTTTCGCATGTAGAAGCATAGGAGGTCACGTCATGAAGAAATTCAAAAAAGGGAACGTGATTATCCGAACGAATGACCCGCGTGAGGAGAACGAGTTGCGGCTACAGGGATATGAAGAGGTAAAAGAGAAGCCTAAAAAGACGAAGAGAGCATCCTCTCAGTAGGGTGCTTTCTTCTTTGAGGTGATTGCATGGCTTATGACATCGAAAAATACCCCGCACGAAGCGGTAGAGTGATTGGAGAGGACGGACAACTCTACAACATTGTAGAATTGCTCCAAAGCGGTGGTAGCGGAGGTGGTGCGAGCATGAGATTTCATTTTGGTGAAGGAGCGCCAGACGCATCACTGGGAGCGCCGGGAGATGTGTACCTTGATACTGATAGCGGCGACTTCTACCAAAACCAAAACGGCGCATGGAACGTGATTGGTAATTTGCGAGGGCCTCAAGGTCCACAGGGGCCGCAAGGGCCGGAGGGTCCTCAAGGGGAACAAGGTCCCCAAGGCCCCGCAGGAGCAGACGGTGCTGACGGTCGTGGAATCGACGACATCACGTTTGATGCAGATACGAACGAACTTGTTTTTCATATGACTGACAGTACCGAAATCAGAGTGCCGTGGCCAGAAGTGTAGGTGATTGAATGGCATATTTGACATATGACGAATACACTCAATTCGGATTCTCTGAGATCGAGGAAGACGAATTCAATCGGCTATTGCCCAAGGCGAGTGATGTTTTGAATGCTGTCACTCGTGATTTTTATGTGTTTAATGACATTGAGGATGATGTTGAGTTCCGTCGGGGAAGGTTCAAAAAGGCTGTTGCCGCCCAGATTGAATATTTCCATGACATAGGGGCAACGTCGTCACATGGATTAAACGAACCGTCTACCGTCACAATTGGGAGAACGACTGTATCACGAGGATACAGAGGAACGTCACAGGATGAGACGCAATTTAGTATCGTGTCTCCAGATGTGTTGATGTATTTGTCAGGGACAGGGCTTCTCTATCGCGGCGTGAGGGTGGTTTAAATGCGTATCGGTCCGTTGCCGAAGCGTTGGCTCATTCATTCGATTGAGTATTACGAGTATCTCGGGGAGGATGATTGGAGTAACCCGATATACGATGATCCGATTGTGATCAAAAACGTGCGTTTTGACAATTCAACTGTGTTTAGCCGCGATACAACACAAACAAAGGTTTTAGCCGATGCGGTTATTTTTGTAGACGTCACACATAGTGACCCTGTTCTTGATTTTAAGGAACGATCAAAAATTCAGTTCAACGGCAGGGATATGATACTTCAAAAAGTGATTCCCTGCTTTTATCCGCACAAAAACGAGGTCAGACACTACGAACTCGAGGTGATCTGATGGCAGTCAGAGTAAATGTGAAAAAAGACTTAAGAGGTGTCGGGAAACGGGTTTCGCAGATGACTAAGCTAGGGCAATATGCTCTGGCGAATCAGGTTCATGCTGACTCGAACCGTTATGCACCATTGTTGACAGGAGACTTACGCAACCAATCGGCAGTATCGCCGGACAACAAGTCTATCGTTTGGAACGTTCCTTACGCTAGACGACAGTACTACAACTATGGCGCAAAATTCACCACGCCGGGCACGGGGCCAAAATGGGACGAAAAAGCGAAAGCAATTCACATACGATCGTGGGAACGAGTTGTTAAAAGGGCGATGAAGTAATGACACTTGATTTTATGTTGAAGCTGAATCAACTCATTAACAGTCTTGACCTTTATGCGCCTTGCAAGATCGGCGTGTTAGGAGAAGAAGAAAGCCTGTCCATTATGTCAATGCCCGGCGGGGAAGAAACGGTCTATTTCGACGGCGTGCGGGACAAGGATTATCAAGTACAGGTGAATGCGAAAAGCAGGAATCACAATAACTGTTTCAACGCTTTAACAACGATTTATCAAACACTTGAAAATCTAACAGATTTACCGAGCGATAACGGAAGTTACGATTTTCAGGGAATTACCACACAATCATTACCGTCACTCGTGATGCAGGATGAGGACGGTTTTTTTATTTACCAGCTTTCGATTAGCGCAAAAATTACGATTTATGAAGGAGTGAGCTAATGTGGCGAGACAAAAGAACGCTCTGACGGAATATTACGTTGGCGCTATACCTAGCGACGGGTCAACCGAACCGGAATATTTTCGTTTGGCGAAATGGATTTCAACCGTTACGGATGATTCGGAAGAAGAAACGGAAAGTGTAGGGTATTACGACGGTGATGGGACGCCTGAAACAGATGTGATCAGCGTAGCGAAAACTTACACATTCGAAGGGTTTTATGATGATGAAGATCCGGCTATGTCGTTTATCAAGAGTCTTGAGTTTGAGACAGGTGAAGGCCGGAAAATTATGTTTAAGCAAGTGCGAACAAATGGCGACACGCTTGAAGGGCGTGCAACAGTAACTGACATTGCAGTGACAGGAGGAGAAGCGACAGAATACGCGACGTTCAACTGCACAATTGCGTGGGACAGAAAGCCGGACATCACACCCGGTGACGGAAATGGTGGCGGTGGAGTAGAGGGGTAGGTCCATCCTACCCTTACATATTTTTAAGGAGGGATAATGTGGCTATAAAAATTCAAACGGAAAAACCGGAGATTCCTGTCGAAATCGGGGATTTGAAATTTTCTTTTGATGTGTCGGATGAATCGATAAAGAAGTTTCGAGAAGATGCATTGAAGATTCAAAAGGAACTTGAAAACATTGAATCAATCGATAATGACAAGGAAGCACTTGAAGCCGCGAAGAATGTATTGCATCGTGGATATAGTCTTATTTTAGGCGACGGATCATTTGAGAAAATTTATGAGCTATCCCCTTCGGTAATCATTTGTATGAAATACCTAGAGCAGATCGTAGTCGGCATTGAGGAGGAGTTAAGAAACAAGGGGTATTCTCAAACTCAAAAAGAAAAGGCGCAAAAGTATATAAGCAACAAAAAGAAGTAGGTGAAGCGCGTGCTTTCACTTGCTTATCCGATAGATGACACTGTAGAAATTAACGGTGAAAAATACGAGTTAGATATGAGCTTTGATAATGTTATACGGCTTATCGACATGCTTAATGATGATGAATTAGACGACATAACAAAGATTGAGATAGGTTTATACATGCTTTTAAGCGTTGAATTAGATTATGATATCGAGAAGAAAGCAAAGATTTTCAAAGAAATTTTTGAAAAAGTTATTTTAGAAGGAGAAAAAGCTGAGCCTGCCTTGGATATTCAAGGGAATCCTATGCCGGAGAAAAAAGAAAAGGTTATATATTCGCTAAAAGAAGACGCCGAGTATATATATGCCTCTTTTATGCAAGATTATGGAATTGATTTGATCGAAGAGCAGGGAAAGCTTCACTGGTATAAATTTAAGGCTTTGTTATCTGGATTGAGAAACGATACGCACTTTAAAGAAATTTTAAACATTAGAACGATGGAATTGCCAAAAGGAAAAGGGATGGAAAAGGAACGTCGACGAATAATGGAACTAAAAGAAATATATAAATTAAAAGATCAATCCGATTAATATGTTAATATTAAGTAAAAAGTGGCTAGGAGGATTGGTCTTGAGCAAAAAATTGATGTTTGCAAGTGTATTGGCGATCTTTTTGTTGACAGCATGCGGGGGACAAGCGGCCGATGAAATGAAAAGTGAGGCAGAAGACAAACCAAAACAGGAAGAAGTAGAAAAAGAAGAGAAACAAATTGATGTGAAGATTGATGTAAATGAGGAATTAAGTTTTGAGCAGTTTGACGTAAACTTGAAGAAAGTCAGAGTGTATGAAGAGGATAATAAAATATTAGCTGATATTAGTTTAGAATGGCGGAACAATGCGTATGATTACGGTAGTGATGAAATGACATTTTTTGTTGCGACAACATTTGAAGTAAAACAGGGAGATAATGAACTAGAAGAAATCAACGATGCTTGGAATCCGGAAAATAAATCGTCTTCTAATGACGTATTCTTCCCGAATGCATTAGGTGGTTTGTGGGGCGTAGAATTGACTTATGAGTTAACGGATAAAACTACGCCGATTGACATCATTTTTACTCCGAACACTGAAACAGAAGGTAGCGAGACGATAACAGTCGATATTCCGGAATAATACAATGTGATGATTCAAGAACTCCGAAAACGGGGTTCTTTTTTATTGCGCCGAAAGGCAGGTGAGAAAAATGGCAGATGGCAGGGTCGTAATAGATGTCATACTCGACGACGGAAGAGTGGCAAAAGGTGTCGCAAATATCGATAAATCATTAGGTGGTCTAGGACAAACCGCTAGAAGAGGAGCGGCAGTCGTTGGAAAATTAGCAGCGGCATTGGGTTTGGTATATGTCGCAAAAAAAGGGATTGATTTAGTCACTAGATCACTTGACGGAGCTATAGATCGATATGACACATTGAACAATTTCCCTCGTGTAATGCAACAGATGGGGTTTGATGCAGAAGCGTCTGAAAAAGCAATACAAAGGCTGTCGGATGGTGTTCAAGGACTACCAACTCGATTAGACGAAGTAGCTAAAACCACCCAAAGAATTGCAATTATGACAGGCGATTTAGATGGAGCTGTAGAAACCACCCTGGCCTTGAATAACGCCTTTTTGGCTTCGGGTGCGAGCCAAGCTGATGCGGCGCGCGGGCTAGAACAATACGTGCAAATGTTGGCGAAAGGCGAAGTGGACCTGCAGTCATGGCGGACTCTGCAAGAAACGATGGGCGTTGCGCTGAACGATGTGGCGAAAGCGTTCGGTTTCGCTGGTAAATCAGCGCAGAATGATCTTTACGAAGCGTTAAAAAGCGGAGAAATAACGTTCGATGAATTTAACAATAAATTAATCGAGTTAAGCAACCAAACAGGTGGGTTTGCAGACCAAGCGAGAACTGCTAGTGGTGGGATCAGGACAGCATGGACTAACTTAAGTACGTGGATTGTCACTGGCGTCGCTGATGTGATCGGAGCAATCGATGAAGCGTTAGGTGGTACAGGATCGATCGAAAGTGCTATTAACAATTTAAAACCTGTCATCCAAGCTGTTTTTGGGTGGATGGCTGAAATGGTTTTAGTCGTAGCAGATAGAATTCGAATGGTCAAGGACGCGATTGATCCGTGGCTACCGTCGATTAATGAAGTGAGAGACGGTTTTATGAACGTCTTTTCGGCGTTACAGTCATTCGTTATGCCGATTATTCAAGAAGTTGTTAGCTTCATTATGAATGTTTGGGGGCAGTTAGTTGCGTGGTGGCAAGAGAACGGAAACCAAATTATGCAAGCGGCGCAAAATGCTTTTCAATTTATACTTACAATTGTTCAAGCGGTGATGCCAGCAGTTCAGTTTATTATTCAAATTGTGTGGGATGCTATTAAAAACATTATAAGCGGTGCATTATCCGTTATTCAGGGATTGATACAAGTCTTTACCGGAATTTTCACCGGGGACTTCTCGCAAATGTGGGAAGGCATCAAAAAGATATTTTCTGGAGCGATAGATTTAATTATCGGTTGGTTGTCGCTCTCTTTCTTGGGTGGAATCAGGAAAATACTTCTAAATTTATTGAAAAATGGCGTTA includes the following:
- a CDS encoding phage tail protein translates to MADGRVVIDVILDDGRVAKGVANIDKSLGGLGQTARRGAAVVGKLAAALGLVYVAKKGIDLVTRSLDGAIDRYDTLNNFPRVMQQMGFDAEASEKAIQRLSDGVQGLPTRLDEVAKTTQRIAIMTGDLDGAVETTLALNNAFLASGASQADAARGLEQYVQMLAKGEVDLQSWRTLQETMGVALNDVAKAFGFAGKSAQNDLYEALKSGEITFDEFNNKLIELSNQTGGFADQARTASGGIRTAWTNLSTWIVTGVADVIGAIDEALGGTGSIESAINNLKPVIQAVFGWMAEMVLVVADRIRMVKDAIDPWLPSINEVRDGFMNVFSALQSFVMPIIQEVVSFIMNVWGQLVAWWQENGNQIMQAAQNAFQFILTIVQAVMPAVQFIIQIVWDAIKNIISGALSVIQGLIQVFTGIFTGDFSQMWEGIKKIFSGAIDLIIGWLSLSFLGGIRKILLNLLKNGVKIVQNMWKNIVNFFKNFGTNAQNLVSNMVMRVLSFFRNLFNQARNIFTSLRASGVSIWNSLRETVLNVVRGIWQGVTQRFRNMLSSVRNTMNNVRSTISNIWNRVMSFFRGINLYKVGRDIIQGLIRGIGSMAAAVWEKAKSIASGIGDTIKKALGVSSPSKLAIWIMEMVGKGLEIGGDRALPGIRKTAQKMGQTATPVPEILKLRGIKPPLGNLMPTASFATASGSASAGSPIFSRAIDNKQPAVIRLVLGRREFETYVDDITEVQDRKSYRLERFRR